The genomic segment CTGTCTTTTTCAGGAACAAATTGTAAAACACCACCGCGGGAATAGCCACCAAAAGTCCGGCAACCGTTGTTATGAGCGATGTTGCAATTCCCGGCGCAATAACCGTAAGCGAAGCGGAACCCTTGTCGCCGATTTCAAAAAACGCGTCCATAATTCCCCAGACCGTTCCGAAAAGACCGACAAACGGCGCGGCGCTGCTCATAATCGCCAAAATATGCAAGCCCCAACTGAGTTTTCGGACTGCTTTGCTCGTTTCGTTGTTTACTTTTTCTTGCGCAATCGTCACCTGATGCTCAAAGAAAAACGAGAGTTTTCCTTCGTTCGAGGACGCTTTTTTGTGTAAATCAGCGGCAATTCTGTTAAATTCGGAGATGTAATATCCAACCAAATAACCCGCGTAAGAATCCCTGAGCGACTGCTTTATGCTTCCGAAATCCCGAAGCGACTGGAGCCGCTCAAGTTCTTTGCGGAATGCTTTTACCGAAGCGCGCACAGCATTCAAATAGACAATTCTGTTAATAATCACGACCCACGAAATCAGCGACGCGATAAGAAGAA from the Chitinivibrionia bacterium genome contains:
- a CDS encoding MotA/TolQ/ExbB proton channel family protein translates to MNTPVLGMLMQTGPVGLTICWVLLIASLISWVVIINRIVYLNAVRASVKAFRKELERLQSLRDFGSIKQSLRDSYAGYLVGYYISEFNRIAADLHKKASSNEGKLSFFFEHQVTIAQEKVNNETSKAVRKLSWGLHILAIMSSAAPFVGLFGTVWGIMDAFFEIGDKGSASLTVIAPGIATSLITTVAGLLVAIPAVVFYNLFLKKTEKIEDDLDDCAELGFIKFKEELLSVISNVSSQSAAVSKG